A genomic stretch from Pectinophora gossypiella chromosome 13, ilPecGoss1.1, whole genome shotgun sequence includes:
- the LOC126372113 gene encoding uncharacterized protein LOC126372113, translated as MAKEMMIVFVYDTQCCTAEEDDPIDAVLYFHPGWVSDTQRHALAGQVVGTAHCVKSLFSQPVAITLQSGKFIIREYGRYILAIGSDRNIPDWVLKNRASLLTSMIRVYHGDLHALAASLDKSKKLSDKLYQVFETYLPVLQYGAHIFQRVPMLSLPKSATSVYMESMQVLEQCRKSKGVLGGVILYNNKIIATQLPPSLTSYLSVVDPYRILSPAESLQPPTPLPLGAQLLLVYVSHKHYHTLSKEASTLHRFYTAGPDMLNTVKKNQEAEREKLREFPQSGMKRDKSLLFTAVPEEDHTMISPPSREQPSENRKPSMPDVVPFTNKPRQRPNKLSFKNQQSLEEEAKENEKVFTGQTSVCSTPMVEYKRLHGNMLSICQNPDNQKAEEPIEPDVLKNIENCAKLNLENEKRDNKIVLDMNCIAEHYINKPEPMRKLASVTDIQETFKRISNRATSKFKLKRAETPTESPEKERHKMTTMTISDPYFPVFRNDGVAISESLFNQYLEQHYNKMKQEKEENMFTFNMKLCELDTFKDFDSELAKSPQRTPKKIAKDSTKTITSDQSRRKGLSLPLKSLNENSDSQIGSESESTSFKKKLTGVQLTPLMEKLSHLAFSDKSSGYSSRVMTPLELREFMTPVTERQVTFSDRPKTQRHDSESDSDSEDLDILPEYSQHAVKCALFVSGMHNMALLALLDLDAANDADTINALWETSLNALGPIEQKCMEPLPAGTEPTDYSYLTLDPDWGTVKKGGPWAALDIATMGLIHHQFAEDPELSEVILRSDESVVLGVSVGGAQVYYQEAGARAAGPPAPSDALAAAPLRARRRLHRDHAVLLL; from the exons ATGGCTAA ggagatgatgatagtgTTTGTGTACGACACACAGTGCTGCACAGCCGAGGAAGATGACCCCATCGATGCCGTGCTCTACTTCCATCCTGGGTGGGTCTCCGACACGCAGCGGCATGCACTCGCTGGACAG GTAGTGGGCACAGCTCACTGCGTCAAGTCACTCTTCTCACAGCCTGTTGCCATCACACTGCAGAGCGGCAAGTTTATCATACGAGAGTACGGCAGATATATACTG GCGATAGGCAGCGACCGCAATATCCCGGACTGGGTGCTCAAGAACCGCGCCAGCCTGCTCACCTCCATGATACGAGTGTACCATGGCGACCTACACGCGCTCGCAGCTTCCCTCGACAAGTCCAAGAAACTGTCGGACAAACTTTATCAG GTATTCGAGACATACCTACCGGTGTTGCAGTATGGGGCGCACATCTTCCAGCGAGTGCCCATGCTCAGTCTACCCAAG AGTGCGACATCTGTGTACATGGAGTCGATGCAGGTACTCGAGCAGTGTCGGAAAAGCAAAGGCGTACTCGGAGGGGTTATCCTCTACAACAATAA GATAATCGCTACCCAGCTGCCTCCAAGCCTGACATCTTACCTCTCAGTAGTGGACCCGTACCGTATATTGTCCCCGGCGGAGAGCCTGCAGCCCCCCACCCCGCTGCCGCTGGGCGCGCAGCTGCTGCTCGTGTACGTCTCACACAAGCACTACCACACCCTCAGCAAGGAGGCCAGCACGCTGCACCGCTTCTACACCGCCGGCCCAGACATGCTCAACACGGTTAAAAAG AACCAAGAAGCGGAACGCGAAAAGCTACGCGAGTTTCCCCAATCAGGGATGAAAAGAGACAAATCATTGCTGTTCACCGCCGTGCCAGAAGAGGACCACACGATGATCTCACCACCGAGCCGCGAGCAGCCATCTGAAAACCGCAAACCCAGCATGCCCGATGTTGTGCCCTTCACCAACAAACCACGCCAACGACCTAATAAATTGAGTTTCAAGAACCAACAGTCTCTTGAAGAAGAGGCTAAGGAAAATGAGAAAGTTTTTACAG GCCAAACCAGCGTCTGCTCAACCCCCATGGTCGAGTACAAGCGCCTCCACGGCAACATGCTGTCCATCTGCCAGAACCCTGACAACCAGAAAGCAGAAGAACCAATCGAACCAGACGTCCTGAAAAACATCGAAAACTGTGCCAAATTGAACTTGGAGAACGAGAAACGAGACAACAAAATCGTCTTGGACATGAACTGCATCGCAGAACATTACATCAACAAGCCTGAACCTATGAGAAAGCTGGCAAGCGTCACTGATATCCAAGAAACTTTCAAACGTATTTCCAATAGAGCTACTTCGAAGTTCAAATTAAAACGTGCGGAAACCCCTACAGAATCACCGGAGAAAGAACGACATAAGATGACCACTATGACAATAAGCGACCCATACTTCCCAGTGTTTAGAAACGACGGCGTCGCGATATCCGAATCTCTCTTCAACCAATACTTAGAGCAGCATTACAACAAGATGAAGCAGGAAAAAGAAGAGAACATGTTCACTTTCAACATGAAACTGTGTGAACTTGACACTTTTAAGGACTTCGATTCAGAGTTGGCGAAATCACCTCAAAGAACTCCGAAGAAGATTGCGAAGGATTCGACAAAGACGATAACAAGTGATCAGTCGCGACGGAAAGGTCTTTCGTTGCCTCTGAAGTCTTTGAACGAGAATTCCGATTCTCAGATAGGATCTGAATCCGAGTCTACGAGCTTCAAGAAAAAGTTGACTGGGGTTCAACTGACGCCGTTGATGGAGAAACTGAGTCATCTGGCGTTCTCTGACAAGTCTAGTGGCTACAGCAGTCGAGTGATGACGCCCCTGGAACTTAGGGAGTTTATGACGCCTGTCACTGAGCGACAAGTCACtttctctgatag GCCAAAAACCCAGCGCCACGATTCAGAGAGCGATTCTGACAGCGAGGACCTGGATATCCTCCCGGAGTACAGTCAACACGCTGTCAAGTGTGCCCTCTTCGTGAGTGGGATGCATAACATGGCGCTCTTGGCCTTGCTGGATCTCGACGCTGCTAATGATGCAGACACTATCAACGCCTTG TGGGAAACCTCCCTGAACGCTCTGGGTCCGATCGAGCAGAAGTGTATGGAGCCTCTCCCGGCGGGCACCGAGCCCACTGACTACAGCTATTTGACCCTCGATCCGGATTGGGGCACTGTGAAGAAAGGAGGGCCGTGGGCTGCGCTCGATATAGCCACTATGGGCCTCATACACCACCAGTTTGCTGAGGATCCAGAGCTTTCTGAAGTTATTCTACG GAGCGACGAGAGCGTGGTGCTGGGCGTGTCGGTGGGCGGCGCGCAGGTGTACTACCAGGAGgcgggcgcgcgcgccgcgggCCCGCCCGCGCCGTCCGACGCgctggccg